A single Hypanus sabinus isolate sHypSab1 chromosome 24, sHypSab1.hap1, whole genome shotgun sequence DNA region contains:
- the LOC132380474 gene encoding serine/arginine-rich splicing factor 4-like isoform X2, producing MPRVYIGRLSYQARERDVERFFKGYGKILEVDIKNGYGFVEFDDPRDADDAVYELNGKELCGERVIVEHARGPRRDGGYSSQRSGYGYRRSGRDRYGPPTRTEYRLIVENLSSRCSWQDLKDYMRQAGEVTYADAHKGRKNEGVIEFKSYSDMKRALEKLDGTEVNGRKIRLVEDRPSSRRRRSYSRSRSRSRNRSHSHKSRSRSGSTKSSRSRSRSGTHSRSKSGSRSKSRSVSKNKTKSRSRSKEKKIRASSRSGSEEKSRSRSVEQVKDDNAEEKTESRNENGEKERSVSKEKSRSRSKSKDGEKTGSRSRSKEKGKSKSRSRSKERSKSRSQSKSKEKRKGRKRSRSESRSRSRSRSKNEKSRRRSKRDCKTKSTSKSGKRKSDKEQSRSRSRSESKEKEEKTRIVETEAVGDGAEVDGESDVNEQTKSRLASRSRSRSRSKAKSKSRSRSKSVSKTRSRSKSCSPSRSVSRSVSRSRSRSRSKS from the exons ATGCCGCGCGTTTACATCGGCAGGCTGAGCTACCAGGCCCGGGAGCGCGACGTGGAGCGTTTCTTCAAGGGTTACGGGAAAATCCTGGAGGTGGACATCAAGAACGG ATATGGctttgttgaatttgatgatccTCGTGATGCAGATGATGCTGTTTATGAGCTGAATGGTAAAGAGCTTTGTGGGGAAAGAGTAATCGTTGAACATGCTAGAGGTCCACGAAGAGACGGCGGTTACAGTTCTCAACGTA GTGGTTATGGTTATAGAAGATCTGGAAGAGACAGATATGGACCTCCAACTCGTACAGAATATAGGCTAATTGTGGAAAATTTATCTAGTCGTTGCAGCTGGCAAGATTTGAAG GATTATATGCGTCAAGCAGGTGAAGTAACATATGCAGATGCTCATAAAGGAAGAAAGAATGAAGGCGTGATTGAATTTAAGTCTTACTCAGATATGAAGAGAGCTCTTGAAAAATTGGATGGTACAGAAGTTAATGgcaggaaaatcagattggttgAAGATAGGCCTTCATCACGGCGACGACGCTCATACTCCAGAAGCCGAAGCCGCTCAAG AAATCGCTCGCACTCTCATAAGAGTCGAAGCCGCAGTGGAAGCACTAAAAGCAGCCGGTCCCGATCACG cTCTGGTACACACTCCCGGAGCAAGAGTGGAAGCAGAAGCAAAAGTCGAAGTGTGAGCAAGAACAAAACCAAAAGCAGGAGCAGAAGTAAAGAGAAGAAAATCAGAGCAAGTAGTAGGAGTGGAAGTGAGGAGAAAAGTAGGAGCAGGAGTGTTGAACAGGTTAAAGACGACAACGCAGAAGAGAAAACTGAGAGCAGAAATGAAAACGGGGAGAAAGAGAGGAGTGTTAGCAAAGAGAAGAGTAGAAGTCGAAGTAAGAGTAAAGATGGAGAGAAAACTGGTAGCAGAAGTAGAAGCAAAGAGAAGGGTAAAAGTAAGAGTCGGAGCAGAAGTAAAGAGAGGAGTAAGAGTAGGAGCCAGAGCAAGAGCAAGGAGAAAAGAAAGGGCAGGAAGAGAAGTAGAAGTGAGAGTAGGAGCAGGAGCAGAAGTCGGAGCAAGAATGAGAAGAGCAGAAGGCGTAGCAAACGTGACTGCAAGACTAAAAGTACCAGTAAGAGCGGGAAAAGAAAAAGTGACAAAGAACAATCTAGATCTAGGTCAAGATCAGAATCAAAGGAAAAGGAGGAAAAGACTAGAATTGTTGAAACAGAAGCTGTGGGTGATGGTGCGGAAGTGGACGGGGAATCGGATGTTAACGAACAGACAAAGTCCAGGCTTGCCTCTCGTTCTAGGTCAAGGTCCAGGTCAAAGGCCAAATCTAAATCTCGTTCCAGGTCTAAATCGGTCTCCAAAACCAGGTCACGTTCAAAGTCATGTTCACCTTCCCGTTCTGTGTCAAGATCAGTGTCTCGTTCTAGGTCCAGGTCACGCTCAAAATCCTAA
- the LOC132380474 gene encoding serine/arginine-rich splicing factor 4-like isoform X1, which yields MPRVYIGRLSYQARERDVERFFKGYGKILEVDIKNGYGFVEFDDPRDADDAVYELNGKELCGERVIVEHARGPRRDGGYSSQRSGYGYRRSGRDRYGPPTRTEYRLIVENLSSRCSWQDLKDYMRQAGEVTYADAHKGRKNEGVIEFKSYSDMKRALEKLDGTEVNGRKIRLVEDRPSSRRRRSYSRSRSRSRSRSPSRNRSHSHKSRSRSGSTKSSRSRSRSGTHSRSKSGSRSKSRSVSKNKTKSRSRSKEKKIRASSRSGSEEKSRSRSVEQVKDDNAEEKTESRNENGEKERSVSKEKSRSRSKSKDGEKTGSRSRSKEKGKSKSRSRSKERSKSRSQSKSKEKRKGRKRSRSESRSRSRSRSKNEKSRRRSKRDCKTKSTSKSGKRKSDKEQSRSRSRSESKEKEEKTRIVETEAVGDGAEVDGESDVNEQTKSRLASRSRSRSRSKAKSKSRSRSKSVSKTRSRSKSCSPSRSVSRSVSRSRSRSRSKS from the exons ATGCCGCGCGTTTACATCGGCAGGCTGAGCTACCAGGCCCGGGAGCGCGACGTGGAGCGTTTCTTCAAGGGTTACGGGAAAATCCTGGAGGTGGACATCAAGAACGG ATATGGctttgttgaatttgatgatccTCGTGATGCAGATGATGCTGTTTATGAGCTGAATGGTAAAGAGCTTTGTGGGGAAAGAGTAATCGTTGAACATGCTAGAGGTCCACGAAGAGACGGCGGTTACAGTTCTCAACGTA GTGGTTATGGTTATAGAAGATCTGGAAGAGACAGATATGGACCTCCAACTCGTACAGAATATAGGCTAATTGTGGAAAATTTATCTAGTCGTTGCAGCTGGCAAGATTTGAAG GATTATATGCGTCAAGCAGGTGAAGTAACATATGCAGATGCTCATAAAGGAAGAAAGAATGAAGGCGTGATTGAATTTAAGTCTTACTCAGATATGAAGAGAGCTCTTGAAAAATTGGATGGTACAGAAGTTAATGgcaggaaaatcagattggttgAAGATAGGCCTTCATCACGGCGACGACGCTCATACTCCAGAAGCCGAAGCCGCTCAAG GTCTCGTTCTCCAAGCAGAAATCGCTCGCACTCTCATAAGAGTCGAAGCCGCAGTGGAAGCACTAAAAGCAGCCGGTCCCGATCACG cTCTGGTACACACTCCCGGAGCAAGAGTGGAAGCAGAAGCAAAAGTCGAAGTGTGAGCAAGAACAAAACCAAAAGCAGGAGCAGAAGTAAAGAGAAGAAAATCAGAGCAAGTAGTAGGAGTGGAAGTGAGGAGAAAAGTAGGAGCAGGAGTGTTGAACAGGTTAAAGACGACAACGCAGAAGAGAAAACTGAGAGCAGAAATGAAAACGGGGAGAAAGAGAGGAGTGTTAGCAAAGAGAAGAGTAGAAGTCGAAGTAAGAGTAAAGATGGAGAGAAAACTGGTAGCAGAAGTAGAAGCAAAGAGAAGGGTAAAAGTAAGAGTCGGAGCAGAAGTAAAGAGAGGAGTAAGAGTAGGAGCCAGAGCAAGAGCAAGGAGAAAAGAAAGGGCAGGAAGAGAAGTAGAAGTGAGAGTAGGAGCAGGAGCAGAAGTCGGAGCAAGAATGAGAAGAGCAGAAGGCGTAGCAAACGTGACTGCAAGACTAAAAGTACCAGTAAGAGCGGGAAAAGAAAAAGTGACAAAGAACAATCTAGATCTAGGTCAAGATCAGAATCAAAGGAAAAGGAGGAAAAGACTAGAATTGTTGAAACAGAAGCTGTGGGTGATGGTGCGGAAGTGGACGGGGAATCGGATGTTAACGAACAGACAAAGTCCAGGCTTGCCTCTCGTTCTAGGTCAAGGTCCAGGTCAAAGGCCAAATCTAAATCTCGTTCCAGGTCTAAATCGGTCTCCAAAACCAGGTCACGTTCAAAGTCATGTTCACCTTCCCGTTCTGTGTCAAGATCAGTGTCTCGTTCTAGGTCCAGGTCACGCTCAAAATCCTAA